The DNA region TAAGAGCTGGTCTTGTGCATAGGCTTGATAAAGATACAAGCGGAGCTATACTGATAGCAAAAAATAATTTTACCCATCAAAGACTTAGTGAGCAGCTTATAGATAAGAGTATGGGTAGAATTTATCTTGCGTTAATTGATTTGCCACTAAAAGAAGATAAAATTATAATAGAGAAATTTTTAATGCGTTCTTTTTCTAATGCTATTAAAAAAATAGCTACAGATAAAGAAAATAAATTCACTAAAAGTGCTAAATCTGCTTTTATAAATATAGTAAAAACTGAGAATATAAGCTTAATAGCAGCAAAACTTTTTACAGGAAGAACGCATCAAATTAGGGCGCATTTAGCGAGTCTAAATAGACATATTTTAGGGGATGATTTATATGGTTATAAGGGTAGGTATGATTGTAGAATCATGCTTCATGCTTATTTTTTATATTTTATTCATCCTAAAACTAAAGAGCAAATTATTGTTAAAGCGCCTTTAATGGATGATTTTAAAAAGCTTATGTTTGATCAAATTAATTTAGGAGAAAATGATGAGAAGATTTCACTTAGGTTTTTGCTTGAGTCTTTTGATTCTTTTATTTAGTGCTTGTAGTGTATCGCAAATGAATATGTTCAATTCAAATAAAGAATTTGCGATTAATGAGAGTTTGCCAAAGGTTGAACATTTAAAAAGTCTTAGCGATATGAATAGTATTGCTTTTGAATGGCAAGCTTTATATAATGAAAATATTAAAGGTTTTTATTTGTACCGATCAGATAATAATAGCCTTGAGTTTAAACTTGTTGGTGTGATTAAAGATAAGTTTCAAACTCATTATGTAGATACAAAATTAGAGCCTAATACTAAATATCATTATATGATGAAAAGTTTTAATGACCAAGGTCAAATTTCAGAAGAGGGTAAAATTATAGAAGCAAATACCACTTCAAGACTTGAGCCAGTTCCTTTTGTTCAAGCTATTACTAATTTGCCTAATCGTATTAAATTAATTTGGCGTCCACATCCTGATTTAAGGGTGGATTCTTATATTATTGAAAGATCAAAAGGTGATGGTAAGGAATTTGCAAAAATTGCAGAAATAAAAAACCGTTTAAATGCTGAATACATAGATAGTGATTTAAAGCCTGATGAAAATTCAAAATATAGAATTATTGCAGTGAGCTTTCAAGGTGTTAAAAGTGAACCAAGCCAGGTAGTAAGTTCTAAAAGTAAGTCTTTGCCTCCTTTAATTGAACATTTAAAAGCCACTACAGATGGTTTTAATAAAATCGTTTTAACTTGGGATGCACCTGAATATAAAGATTTTTCTTATTATAAAGTTTATTCTACGAGTTCGAGTTTTCTTCCTTATAGTGTTTTAATAAAAACGGATAAAAATTCTTATGAAGATAAAATAGAAGGTATTGGTAAAAGTAAATATTATAAAGTTACTATGGTTGATAAAGATGGGCTTGAAAGTCCTATGCCAAAAGATGGAGTAGAGGGTAGGACTTTAGGAAATCCTTCATCTCCTACTATCATTTTAGCTCAAATTACAAGTGAAGGCATTAATTTAGAGTGGAGTGATAATGATGATAGGGCAGTAGAGTATGAAGTAAGACGTTATGGAGGAAAGCAAAATATCATTTTTAAAAGTCTTAAAGAAAAGCAGTTAAAAGATATCAAAGCTTTACCTGGGGTAGAGTATAGTTATGAGGTTATTGCTATTGATGCAGTTGGTCTTCGTTCAAAACCTTCAAATAAAGTTAAAGCAGCCCAATAGTGCCAAATTTTAAAACAAAAAAGATTAAAAATTTAATTCTACCTTATAGCAGAGATGAGGTAGAATTTCTTTGGTGTGCTCAAAATGATAAGATAAGTCTTATTTATACAAAGGTTAAAGAAGAAAGCTTTTTTTTACAGATTAAAAAAGAGCAAAATGCTTTTGTGCTTAAGTGTGACAAGCATACAAAACCTTCTAAAATAGCTTATTTGCAAAAGGCTTTAACAATTTTTAAAGAAGACTTTTGTGAAGATATTATAAATGAAGCATTCAAACTTAAAAATAATGCCTTGATTGAAAAAACACCTTTTATCCTTAATGATTTTGAAGAGCTTTTATTTAAGCTTCAAGGTAGAATTTATATAGAAATAGGTTTTGGCTCGGGAAGACATTTACTTTATCAAGCAAGAGAAAATCCTCATGTTTTAATATTAGGTGTTGAAATTTATAATAAGGCTTTAACCCAAGTTGCTAAGCTTGCTAAAGCCCAAAATATCAATAATATTTTGTTGGTGCAAAGTGATGCTAGGTTGTTATTAAGTGTTTTAAAATCACAATCAGTTGAAAAAATTTTTTTGCATTTTCCTGTTCCTTGGGATAAAAAGCCTCACAGACGTGTTATTAGTCAAGATTTTTGTAAAGAATGCGCTAGGGTTTTAAAGTATAATGGTCGCTTTGAACTTAGAACAGATAGTTTTGAATATTTTAATTTTACTTTAAATCAATTTTTAAATTTTCCTTCTCCAAAATTCAGTCTTAAAAAAAATGAGAATTTAGAAGTTTCAAGTAAATATGAAGACAGATGGAAAAGACAAGAAAAAAATATATATGATCTTTGGGTATGGAATTTTGATCAAAAAGATGAAAATTATCAATTAGATGTCTTAGATTTTTCATGTTTTAAGCTTTCTCAGGAAGATTTAAAATTAATAGAATGTAATTTTCAAAATAAAACTATAAAAAAAGAAAATTTTTTCTTGCATTTTGAAAAATTGTATAAACAAGATGAAAATTTAATTTTAAAGATTGCATTTGGAGCTTTTAATAAGCCTGAGCATTGTTATTTGTATTTAAAAGATACTATTCATTTTTTATTTAAAAAACCATTTAAAATTCAAGAAAATATTCAAGCAATGAAGACATTAAAAGAAATAATACAAATGCGTTTTAATAATATATAATTTTCTTAGAAATTAAGCAAAAATAAAGCATAATGTAAAAATAAAAAGAGGAAATTAAGGAAAAAAATGTCTAATTTAATCCAAGCAAACAAACTTGCTTTAGGTTATGATGAATTAGTGATTAAAGATGCAAGTTTTGCTTTTAAAGATGATGATTTTGTTTTTATTACCGGTAAAAGTGGGAGCGGTAAAAGTACGCTTTTAAAGTCTTTTTATGGAGATTTAG from Campylobacter hepaticus includes:
- the trmB gene encoding tRNA (guanosine(46)-N7)-methyltransferase TrmB, whose amino-acid sequence is MPNFKTKKIKNLILPYSRDEVEFLWCAQNDKISLIYTKVKEESFFLQIKKEQNAFVLKCDKHTKPSKIAYLQKALTIFKEDFCEDIINEAFKLKNNALIEKTPFILNDFEELLFKLQGRIYIEIGFGSGRHLLYQARENPHVLILGVEIYNKALTQVAKLAKAQNINNILLVQSDARLLLSVLKSQSVEKIFLHFPVPWDKKPHRRVISQDFCKECARVLKYNGRFELRTDSFEYFNFTLNQFLNFPSPKFSLKKNENLEVSSKYEDRWKRQEKNIYDLWVWNFDQKDENYQLDVLDFSCFKLSQEDLKLIECNFQNKTIKKENFFLHFEKLYKQDENLILKIAFGAFNKPEHCYLYLKDTIHFLFKKPFKIQENIQAMKTLKEIIQMRFNNI
- a CDS encoding fibronectin type III domain-containing protein; its protein translation is MMRRFHLGFCLSLLILLFSACSVSQMNMFNSNKEFAINESLPKVEHLKSLSDMNSIAFEWQALYNENIKGFYLYRSDNNSLEFKLVGVIKDKFQTHYVDTKLEPNTKYHYMMKSFNDQGQISEEGKIIEANTTSRLEPVPFVQAITNLPNRIKLIWRPHPDLRVDSYIIERSKGDGKEFAKIAEIKNRLNAEYIDSDLKPDENSKYRIIAVSFQGVKSEPSQVVSSKSKSLPPLIEHLKATTDGFNKIVLTWDAPEYKDFSYYKVYSTSSSFLPYSVLIKTDKNSYEDKIEGIGKSKYYKVTMVDKDGLESPMPKDGVEGRTLGNPSSPTIILAQITSEGINLEWSDNDDRAVEYEVRRYGGKQNIIFKSLKEKQLKDIKALPGVEYSYEVIAIDAVGLRSKPSNKVKAAQ
- a CDS encoding RluA family pseudouridine synthase; the protein is MQTFLVDENSRLDVFLAKKLNQSRNQIALLIKKDCIQVNGKIQNKNSFKLKNEDILLVMDLKSCDELKPCFEVDFDIDILYEDEDLLVLNKPADLIVHGANSVKKATLVDWLIDKKYTLSNLGGEIRAGLVHRLDKDTSGAILIAKNNFTHQRLSEQLIDKSMGRIYLALIDLPLKEDKIIIEKFLMRSFSNAIKKIATDKENKFTKSAKSAFINIVKTENISLIAAKLFTGRTHQIRAHLASLNRHILGDDLYGYKGRYDCRIMLHAYFLYFIHPKTKEQIIVKAPLMDDFKKLMFDQINLGENDEKISLRFLLESFDSFI